A genomic window from Oscillospiraceae bacterium includes:
- the rplV gene encoding 50S ribosomal protein L22: MEARAHLRYLRISPRKVQIVGELIRGKDAKTAQAILKHTPKAASEPLLKVLRSACANAENNFEMDTDSLVVSEVLVGPGPTLKRISPRAQGRAFRILKRTSHITVAVREKE; the protein is encoded by the coding sequence ATGGAAGCCAGAGCGCATCTGCGCTATCTACGCATTTCGCCGCGCAAGGTCCAGATCGTCGGAGAACTCATCCGCGGTAAGGACGCCAAGACGGCGCAGGCCATTTTAAAACACACGCCCAAGGCGGCCTCCGAGCCCCTGCTCAAGGTATTGCGCAGCGCGTGCGCCAACGCCGAGAACAACTTCGAGATGGACACCGACAGCCTCGTGGTGTCCGAGGTGCTCGTCGGCCCGGGGCCCACGCTCAAACGCATCAGTCCGCGCGCCCAGGGGCGGGCGTTCCGCATTCTCAAACGAACGTCGCACATCACCGTGGCTGTGCGCGAGAAGGAATAA
- the rpsS gene encoding 30S ribosomal protein S19 — translation MSRSVKKGPYVAPELLKRVRELSAKGDKKVLKTWSRASTIFPEFVGHTIAVHDGRKHVPVYVTEDMVGHKLGEFAPTRTFRGHAGSKTSGK, via the coding sequence ATGAGCAGAAGCGTAAAGAAAGGCCCCTATGTGGCGCCCGAGCTCCTAAAGCGTGTGCGGGAACTCTCCGCCAAAGGGGACAAAAAAGTGCTGAAGACCTGGAGCCGCGCCTCCACGATTTTCCCCGAATTTGTCGGGCACACCATCGCGGTGCATGACGGCCGCAAGCATGTGCCGGTGTACGTCACCGAGGACATGGTGGGCCACAAGCTGGGCGAATTTGCCCCCACGCGCACCTTCCGGGGTCACGCGGGCAGCAAGACGTCGGGCAAGTAA